The following proteins are encoded in a genomic region of Roseisolibacter agri:
- the ftsZ gene encoding cell division protein FtsZ, with protein sequence MIFEFEESATQNARMKVVGVGGGGGNAVNRMIEEHLEGVEFISVNTDAQALLTSKSDVKIQIGKKLTRGLGAGARPEIGRQAVDENRDEVSRVIASADLVFITCGMGGGTGTGAAPVVCELAREAGALTVGIVTKPFLFEGRKRMRQAEHGIAEMRKHVDTMIVVPNERLLAVVGKGIPFGDALKKADEVLLHATQGISSLISVTGLVNVDFADVRTVMQNGGSALMGTGMGRGENRAMEAAQQAISSPLLDNVSISGATGVLVNITGGADLTLGEVHQINEIVHDAVGDEAEIIFGAVHEPAMQGEIRVTVIATGFDRQLQLGGMGGVGGGAESGRGNPNVLPFPRGERPAPVGGRVLNAGARTAPATEAAPRPRAPMNAAERGGAQDLSDMEIPTFIRRQMD encoded by the coding sequence ATGATCTTCGAGTTCGAGGAGAGCGCCACGCAGAACGCCCGCATGAAGGTCGTGGGCGTCGGCGGGGGTGGCGGCAATGCCGTCAACCGCATGATCGAGGAGCACCTCGAAGGCGTCGAGTTCATCTCGGTGAACACCGACGCGCAGGCGCTCCTGACCTCGAAGTCCGACGTCAAGATCCAGATCGGCAAGAAGCTGACGCGCGGTCTCGGCGCCGGTGCGCGCCCGGAGATCGGGCGGCAGGCGGTCGACGAGAACCGCGACGAGGTGTCGCGCGTGATCGCGAGCGCGGATCTGGTGTTCATCACGTGCGGCATGGGCGGCGGCACCGGCACCGGTGCGGCGCCCGTCGTCTGCGAGCTCGCGCGCGAGGCCGGCGCGCTCACCGTCGGCATCGTGACCAAGCCCTTCCTGTTCGAGGGGCGCAAGCGCATGCGGCAGGCGGAGCATGGCATCGCCGAGATGCGCAAGCACGTCGACACGATGATCGTCGTGCCGAACGAGCGGCTGCTCGCGGTGGTGGGGAAGGGGATCCCGTTCGGCGACGCGCTGAAGAAGGCGGACGAGGTGCTGCTGCACGCGACGCAGGGCATCTCGTCGCTGATCAGCGTCACGGGGCTCGTGAACGTCGACTTCGCCGACGTGCGCACGGTGATGCAGAACGGCGGCTCGGCGCTCATGGGCACCGGGATGGGCCGCGGCGAGAACCGCGCGATGGAGGCGGCGCAGCAGGCCATCTCCTCGCCGCTGCTCGACAACGTCTCGATCTCGGGCGCGACGGGCGTGCTGGTGAACATCACCGGCGGCGCGGACCTGACGCTCGGCGAGGTGCACCAGATCAACGAGATCGTGCACGACGCGGTGGGCGACGAGGCCGAGATCATCTTCGGCGCGGTGCACGAGCCGGCGATGCAGGGCGAGATCCGCGTGACGGTGATCGCGACGGGCTTCGACCGTCAGCTGCAGCTCGGCGGGATGGGCGGCGTGGGTGGCGGCGCCGAGTCGGGCCGCGGCAACCCGAACGTGCTGCCGTTCCCGCGCGGCGAGCGCCCGGCGCCCGTCGGCGGCCGCGTGCTGAACGCGGGCGCGCGCACCGCGCCCGCGACCGAGGCCGCGCCGCGGCCGCGCGCGCCGATGAACGCCGCCGAGCGCGGAGGAGCGCAGGATCTCTCCGACATGGAGATCCCGACGTTCATTCGCCGCCAGATGGACTGA
- a CDS encoding M23 family metallopeptidase, producing MSSPRKSKGRPHGRLRATTYLVVGGAAAVAAYLTPEAPEPARPVVAALAESPRAVEAPLAPVWRSRVDTLGRGETLVAVLERAGVSRSEAARALQQTDVLDPRQLRAGMTVTTSGMSTDSMPAEIVVQPEVDRVVRLKYLAGAWKAIEERLAWRTDTVAARGVIASSLYETMHQAIGRNLPAPKRSELVWKLADLFEYRIDMSRDLQKGDSVGLLIERRVAPDGSPRDAKILAAALTVGGKPVEAIRFRGKGTLGDFYDQEGKSLRAAFLRAPLEFRRISSVFGMRRHPILGILKAHRGTDYAASSGTPVRAIGEGTVIKAGWSGGYGNVLEIRHRNGFVSRYGHLRGFAKGVRPGKSVGIGQTVAFVGTTGLSTAPHLHFEVLVGGQQRDPRVALRDKSGWPIERREKGAFTALRQRLLAQIDARSTGAPHLASAND from the coding sequence GTGTCCTCGCCCCGCAAGTCGAAGGGTCGCCCGCACGGCCGCCTGCGCGCCACGACATATCTCGTCGTCGGTGGCGCGGCGGCCGTCGCCGCGTATCTGACCCCCGAGGCGCCGGAGCCGGCGCGCCCCGTCGTCGCCGCGCTCGCGGAGTCGCCGCGCGCCGTCGAGGCGCCGCTCGCGCCCGTGTGGCGCTCGCGCGTGGACACCCTCGGCCGCGGCGAGACGCTGGTGGCGGTGCTGGAGCGCGCGGGGGTCAGCCGCTCCGAGGCCGCGCGTGCGCTGCAGCAGACCGACGTGCTCGATCCGCGGCAGCTGCGCGCCGGCATGACGGTGACGACGAGCGGCATGAGCACCGACTCGATGCCGGCGGAGATCGTCGTGCAGCCGGAGGTCGATCGCGTCGTGCGCCTCAAGTACCTCGCGGGCGCGTGGAAGGCCATCGAGGAGCGGCTCGCGTGGCGCACCGACACCGTGGCCGCGCGCGGCGTCATCGCGTCGAGCCTGTACGAGACGATGCACCAGGCGATCGGCAGGAACCTGCCGGCGCCCAAGCGCTCGGAGCTGGTCTGGAAGCTCGCGGACCTGTTCGAGTACCGCATCGACATGAGCCGCGACCTGCAGAAGGGCGACTCGGTCGGCCTGCTGATCGAGCGGCGCGTGGCGCCCGACGGCTCGCCGCGCGACGCGAAGATCCTCGCCGCCGCGCTCACCGTCGGCGGCAAGCCGGTCGAGGCGATCCGCTTCCGCGGCAAGGGCACGCTCGGCGACTTCTACGACCAGGAGGGCAAGTCGCTGCGCGCCGCCTTCCTGCGCGCGCCGCTGGAGTTCCGCCGCATCTCGAGCGTGTTCGGGATGCGCCGCCACCCGATCCTCGGGATCCTGAAGGCGCATCGCGGCACGGACTACGCGGCGTCGTCGGGCACGCCGGTGCGCGCGATCGGCGAGGGCACGGTGATCAAGGCCGGCTGGAGCGGCGGCTACGGCAACGTGCTCGAGATCCGGCACCGCAACGGCTTCGTCTCGCGCTACGGCCACCTGCGCGGCTTCGCCAAGGGCGTGCGCCCGGGCAAGTCGGTCGGCATCGGCCAGACGGTCGCCTTCGTGGGCACGACGGGCCTCTCGACCGCGCCGCACCTGCACTTCGAGGTGCTCGTGGGCGGGCAGCAGCGCGATCCGCGCGTGGCGCTGCGCGACAAGAGCGGCTGGCCCATCGAGCGGCGGGAGAAGGGCGCGTTCACCGCGCTCCGCCAGCGGCTGCTGGCGCAGATCGATGCGCGCTCGACCGGCGCGCCGCACCTCGCGAGCGCGAACGACTGA
- the ftsY gene encoding signal recognition particle-docking protein FtsY, with the protein MARLFRKEGDAPKKSLWQRIKDVATTDVGVILRGGVKDGSLEDLEEILLGADFGVPTTLALVDKIGGYAQKGFIRTEAEFQDALRRLVEAELREGNSDPALRMAAQGPTVILVIGVNGAGKTTFIGKLAAHFRKQGKRVLVGAADTFRAGAIDQLRLWAERTGADFVASKPGTDPAAVAFDAIDAGVTRGADVVIVDTAGRLHTSGGLMDEMKKVHRVIGKRMEGAPHETLLVLDGTIGQNAVQQAKQFSEAVPITGLVVTKLDSTAKGGVVVAVHEALDLPVKFIGVGEAADDLEAFDPAAFARELTED; encoded by the coding sequence ATGGCCCGGCTGTTCCGCAAAGAGGGCGACGCGCCCAAGAAGTCGCTCTGGCAGCGCATCAAGGACGTCGCGACCACCGACGTCGGCGTCATCCTGCGCGGCGGCGTCAAGGACGGCTCGCTCGAGGACCTCGAGGAGATCCTCCTCGGCGCCGACTTCGGCGTGCCGACGACGCTGGCGCTGGTCGACAAGATCGGCGGCTACGCGCAGAAGGGCTTCATCAGGACGGAGGCCGAGTTCCAGGACGCGCTGCGGCGGCTGGTGGAGGCCGAGCTGCGCGAGGGGAACAGCGACCCCGCGCTGCGCATGGCGGCGCAGGGGCCGACGGTGATCCTCGTCATCGGCGTCAACGGCGCGGGCAAGACGACGTTCATCGGCAAGCTCGCGGCCCACTTCCGGAAGCAGGGGAAGCGCGTGCTCGTCGGCGCGGCCGACACCTTCCGCGCGGGCGCGATCGACCAGCTGCGCCTGTGGGCCGAGCGGACGGGCGCGGACTTCGTGGCCTCCAAGCCGGGCACCGATCCGGCGGCCGTCGCGTTCGACGCGATCGACGCGGGCGTGACGCGCGGCGCGGACGTCGTCATCGTCGACACCGCGGGCCGCCTGCACACCAGCGGTGGCCTGATGGACGAGATGAAGAAGGTCCACCGCGTGATCGGCAAGCGAATGGAGGGCGCGCCGCACGAGACGCTGCTGGTGCTCGACGGCACGATCGGACAGAACGCGGTGCAGCAGGCGAAGCAGTTCTCCGAGGCGGTCCCGATCACGGGCCTCGTGGTGACGAAGCTCGATAGCACCGCGAAGGGCGGCGTGGTGGTCGCGGTGCACGAGGCGCTCGACCTGCCGGTGAAGTTCATCGGCGTCGGCGAGGCGGCCGACGACCTCGAGGCGTTCGATCCGGCGGCGTTCGCGCGCGAGCTCACCGAAGACTGA
- the recG gene encoding ATP-dependent DNA helicase RecG: MAADPRRTPAQPKLSLDTPVTYLKGVGPARAQALAKLGVIFARDLLYHVPHRYEDASTVSRIADLEAGMDGTVIGKVVSKGVIPTRKGLRIFQAVVKDASGMLEVSWPGQPFLDRTINKGDVLLLAGTVRFFHGRQLQPREFVNLGPEEQGTGGGRVLSVYPATEGLSFRQIRALVESHLDLLLPQVRETLPPDILKLAGVPPLPEALRMVHRPTSIAEALEGRARLAFEELLCVHVLHRRANALARDKRDGIAFANRRQLTSALKAALPFELTGAQTRALREIVMDMTSDRRMHRLLQGDVGSGKTIVALFASLLAMENGWQAAVMAPTELLAEQHFRTFSRLLEPLGIRPVLVTGRLSARERREAAALMEQPAPLLVVGTHALVQEATQFARLGFVAIDEQHRFGVEQRKALGAKGHAPDVLLMSATPIPRSLALTLYGDLDVSILDEKPPGRQPITSAMRPESARERVLQFVESELQKGRQAYVVYPLIDESEKSDLKAATIAYAELAEGPFASRRVGLLHGRLPGDEKDAVMRAFRDGELDLLVATTVIEVGIDVGNATMMLIEHPERFGLSQLHQLRGRVGRGGEQSYCILLGDVGQEAAERLQTFVGTEDGFEIARADLRLRGMGDLFGERQSGEPTFRVADPLRDEELNLRAREAADRLLTRDPELTAPESQGLRNVLSTRYARALDLFRVG; this comes from the coding sequence ATGGCGGCAGACCCGCGCCGGACGCCCGCGCAGCCGAAGCTCTCGCTCGACACGCCCGTCACGTACCTGAAGGGCGTCGGGCCCGCGCGCGCGCAGGCGCTCGCGAAGCTGGGCGTGATCTTCGCGCGCGACCTGCTCTACCACGTGCCGCACCGCTACGAGGACGCGAGCACGGTGTCGCGCATCGCCGATCTCGAAGCCGGCATGGACGGCACGGTGATCGGCAAGGTGGTGTCGAAGGGCGTCATCCCGACGCGGAAGGGGCTGCGCATCTTCCAGGCGGTCGTGAAGGACGCCAGCGGGATGCTCGAGGTGTCGTGGCCCGGGCAGCCGTTCCTCGACCGCACGATCAACAAGGGCGACGTGCTGCTGCTCGCCGGCACCGTGCGCTTCTTCCACGGGCGCCAGCTGCAGCCGCGCGAGTTCGTGAACCTCGGGCCGGAGGAGCAGGGCACCGGCGGCGGCCGCGTGCTCTCGGTCTATCCCGCGACCGAAGGGCTCTCGTTCCGGCAGATCCGTGCGCTCGTCGAGTCGCACCTCGACCTGCTGCTGCCGCAGGTGCGCGAGACGCTGCCGCCCGACATCCTGAAGCTCGCGGGCGTGCCGCCGCTCCCCGAGGCGCTGCGGATGGTGCACCGGCCCACGAGCATCGCCGAGGCGCTGGAGGGGCGTGCGCGCCTCGCGTTCGAGGAGCTGCTGTGCGTGCACGTGCTGCACCGCCGCGCCAACGCGCTCGCCCGCGACAAGCGCGACGGCATCGCGTTCGCGAACCGGCGGCAGCTCACGTCGGCGCTCAAGGCCGCGCTGCCGTTCGAGCTCACGGGCGCGCAGACGCGCGCGCTGCGCGAGATCGTGATGGACATGACGAGCGACCGCCGCATGCACCGCCTGCTGCAGGGTGACGTCGGCAGCGGCAAGACGATCGTCGCGCTCTTCGCCAGCCTCCTCGCGATGGAGAACGGATGGCAGGCGGCGGTGATGGCGCCGACCGAGCTGCTGGCCGAGCAGCACTTCCGCACCTTCTCGCGCCTGCTGGAGCCGCTCGGCATCCGGCCCGTCCTGGTGACGGGCCGCCTGTCGGCGCGCGAGCGGCGCGAGGCGGCGGCGCTGATGGAGCAGCCCGCGCCGCTGCTGGTGGTCGGCACGCACGCGCTGGTGCAGGAAGCGACGCAGTTCGCCCGGCTCGGCTTCGTGGCGATCGACGAGCAGCACCGCTTCGGCGTCGAGCAGCGCAAGGCGCTCGGCGCCAAGGGGCACGCGCCCGACGTGCTCCTCATGAGCGCGACGCCGATCCCGCGGTCGCTGGCGCTGACGCTGTACGGTGACCTCGACGTCAGCATCCTGGACGAGAAGCCGCCCGGTCGCCAGCCCATCACGAGCGCCATGCGCCCCGAGAGCGCGCGCGAGCGCGTGCTGCAGTTCGTCGAGAGCGAGCTGCAGAAGGGGCGGCAGGCGTACGTCGTCTATCCGCTGATCGACGAGTCCGAGAAGTCGGACCTGAAGGCGGCGACGATCGCGTACGCGGAGCTGGCCGAAGGCCCGTTCGCCAGCCGGCGCGTGGGGCTGTTGCACGGGCGTCTGCCCGGCGACGAGAAGGACGCGGTGATGCGCGCGTTCCGCGACGGGGAGCTGGACCTGCTGGTCGCGACGACGGTGATCGAGGTCGGCATCGACGTCGGCAACGCGACGATGATGCTGATCGAACATCCCGAGCGCTTCGGGCTGTCGCAGCTGCACCAGCTCCGCGGCCGCGTCGGCCGCGGCGGCGAGCAGTCGTACTGCATCCTGCTCGGCGACGTCGGGCAGGAGGCGGCGGAGCGGCTGCAGACCTTCGTCGGCACGGAGGACGGCTTCGAGATCGCGCGGGCGGACCTGCGGCTGCGCGGGATGGGCGACCTGTTCGGCGAGCGGCAGAGCGGGGAGCCCACGTTCCGCGTCGCCGACCCGCTGCGCGACGAGGAGCTGAACCTGCGCGCCCGCGAGGCGGCCGACCGCCTGCTCACGCGCGATCCGGAGCTCACGGCGCCGGAGTCGCAGGGGCTCAGGAACGTGCTGTCGACGCGTTATGCGCGCGCTCTCGATCTCTTCCGGGTTGGGTGA
- a CDS encoding diacylglycerol/lipid kinase family protein has product MALPPAVVVRNPRARRAADALHPDVLRTLGARYDVTVVTPDDAAGVTCAAASAARDGASLVVAAGGDGTARAVAQGLVGTGVPLALLPAGTANDLARALGLPRNVVAAAARATTGDARAIDVVEAGGAVFCTVGGLGIVAHSAFMVNALKARGGTVRAAASAAGSAIYKLTASAALLRHGGDTRTLQASWLTPQGVRHDETLRIHGAFVATQRYLGGGLSLPHVGADDDGVFELLLVPATSRPRLLDAFTRLSLGLPIPDGVLRVIPATEAHLALGDEDALLGDGECLASGRLFTLRARQRALRVIV; this is encoded by the coding sequence GTGGCCCTGCCGCCGGCAGTCGTCGTACGCAACCCGCGCGCGCGCCGCGCCGCCGACGCCCTCCACCCCGACGTGCTCCGCACGCTCGGCGCGCGCTACGACGTCACCGTCGTCACGCCCGACGACGCGGCCGGCGTCACCTGCGCGGCGGCGAGTGCGGCACGCGACGGGGCATCGCTCGTCGTGGCGGCCGGGGGCGATGGAACCGCGCGCGCGGTCGCGCAGGGCCTCGTCGGCACCGGCGTGCCGCTCGCGCTGCTGCCCGCGGGCACGGCCAACGACCTCGCGCGCGCGCTCGGCCTGCCGCGGAACGTGGTCGCGGCGGCCGCGCGGGCGACGACGGGTGACGCGCGCGCCATCGACGTCGTCGAGGCGGGCGGCGCGGTGTTCTGCACGGTGGGCGGGCTCGGGATCGTCGCGCACAGCGCGTTCATGGTCAACGCGCTCAAGGCGCGCGGCGGCACCGTGCGCGCGGCGGCATCGGCCGCGGGGAGCGCGATCTACAAGCTGACGGCGAGCGCGGCGCTGCTGCGGCACGGCGGCGACACGCGCACGCTGCAGGCCAGCTGGCTCACGCCGCAGGGCGTCCGCCACGACGAGACGCTGCGCATCCACGGCGCGTTCGTCGCCACGCAGCGCTACCTGGGCGGCGGGCTCTCGCTGCCGCACGTCGGGGCGGACGACGACGGCGTGTTCGAGCTGCTCCTCGTCCCCGCGACGTCGCGCCCGCGCCTGCTCGACGCCTTCACGCGCCTCTCGCTCGGCCTCCCGATCCCGGACGGCGTGCTGCGCGTGATTCCCGCGACGGAAGCGCACCTCGCGCTCGGCGACGAGGACGCGCTGCTCGGTGATGGCGAGTGCTTGGCGAGCGGGCGGCTGTTCACGCTGCGCGCACGACAGCGTGCGCTCCGTGTCATCGTGTGA
- a CDS encoding sensor histidine kinase — MTLRSRLALGFSLIALLLGVPLVLALRALQTSALAVDDLRTQEMAASRLIGQVRATAMELRDADKAVLFVPDSGESERWMLESAQRLTTLADSVRPYGLHTLAARLRHSGHTIQTYGQIEWAAASDSNPALADRVSTQHILPAIEAVERSAAEAENSLAVRAQERVVRTSGQSREALQLAATLLAAALAGALIVAIWITRTISRPVRDLELGMSAVANGDFEHELRIAPSREDEFGRLAASFQSMASQLAELDKLKAEFVSVASHELKTPINVILGYLTLLEDRLYGPVTDKQLEVLATVENQAQTLSRLVQHLLDVSRFQAGAARLEPRPMSLRGFLTELEQTFDVLAMQGRVTFTVSAARDLPEVVTWDRDRMNEVLANLLSNAFKFTDAGGRVELTAAPAAGGDVVRITVRDSGAGIPAEQLPHIFDKFFQADNQSASAHKGSGLGLAIAREIVEAHGGSIGVESTRGVGTVFWLVLPLVSGQPTPAIEPAVAIRDGGPSGGRALPVGAGRA; from the coding sequence ATGACGCTCCGCTCTCGCCTCGCCCTCGGCTTCTCGCTCATCGCTCTGCTGCTCGGGGTGCCGCTCGTGCTGGCGCTCCGCGCGCTGCAGACGTCTGCGCTGGCCGTCGACGACCTGCGGACCCAGGAGATGGCCGCCTCGCGGCTGATCGGGCAGGTGCGCGCGACGGCGATGGAGCTGCGCGACGCCGACAAGGCGGTGCTCTTCGTCCCGGACTCCGGCGAGAGCGAGCGCTGGATGCTGGAGAGTGCGCAGCGCCTCACCACGCTCGCCGACTCGGTGCGGCCGTACGGCCTGCACACGCTCGCGGCGCGGCTGCGGCACTCGGGCCACACCATCCAGACCTACGGGCAGATCGAGTGGGCGGCGGCGTCCGACAGCAATCCCGCGCTCGCCGACCGCGTCTCCACGCAGCACATCCTCCCCGCCATCGAGGCCGTGGAGCGATCGGCGGCGGAGGCGGAGAACTCGCTCGCCGTGCGCGCGCAGGAGCGCGTGGTGCGGACGAGCGGGCAGTCGCGCGAGGCGTTGCAGCTCGCCGCGACGCTGCTGGCCGCCGCGCTGGCGGGCGCCCTCATCGTGGCGATCTGGATCACGCGGACCATCAGCCGTCCGGTGCGCGACCTGGAGCTGGGCATGAGCGCCGTCGCCAATGGCGACTTCGAGCACGAGCTGCGCATCGCGCCGTCGCGGGAGGACGAGTTCGGACGGCTGGCGGCCAGCTTCCAGTCGATGGCGTCGCAGCTCGCGGAGCTCGACAAGCTGAAGGCGGAGTTCGTGTCGGTCGCGTCGCACGAGCTCAAGACGCCCATCAACGTGATCCTCGGCTACCTCACGCTGCTCGAGGACCGCCTCTACGGCCCCGTGACCGACAAGCAGCTCGAGGTGCTCGCCACGGTGGAGAACCAGGCGCAGACGCTGTCGCGCCTCGTGCAGCACCTGCTGGACGTGAGCCGCTTCCAGGCGGGCGCCGCGCGGCTGGAGCCGCGGCCGATGTCGCTGCGCGGCTTCCTCACGGAGCTGGAGCAGACGTTCGACGTGCTCGCGATGCAGGGCCGCGTCACGTTCACGGTCAGCGCCGCGCGCGACCTGCCCGAGGTCGTGACGTGGGACCGCGACCGGATGAACGAGGTGCTCGCCAACCTGCTGTCGAACGCCTTCAAGTTCACGGACGCCGGCGGCCGCGTCGAGCTGACCGCCGCGCCGGCCGCGGGCGGCGACGTGGTGCGCATCACCGTGCGCGACTCGGGCGCCGGCATCCCGGCCGAGCAGCTCCCGCACATCTTCGACAAGTTCTTCCAGGCCGACAACCAGAGCGCCTCGGCGCACAAGGGGAGCGGGCTCGGACTCGCGATCGCGCGCGAGATCGTCGAGGCGCACGGCGGCAGCATCGGCGTCGAGAGCACGCGCGGCGTCGGCACGGTGTTCTGGCTCGTGCTGCCGCTGGTGTCGGGCCAGCCGACGCCCGCGATCGAGCCCGCCGTCGCCATCCGCGACGGCGGACCGTCGGGAGGACGCGCACTGCCCGTGGGCGCGGGGCGCGCGTGA
- the asnS gene encoding asparagine--tRNA ligase yields MTFPFARISELGRHAGQTVTVRGWVTHLRSSGKVAFVVMRDGSGQLQGVVVKNAVAPETWETFGQLTHEASLAVTGEVRADARAPGGYELGISAITLVGASPLDYPIQPKEHGVDFLLDRRHFWLRSPRQVAILRIRHEVEQAIHDFFYERDFVRADTPILTAAIGERAGLFSTEYFDEGTAYLAQTGQLYGEALAASLGRIYTFGPTFRAEKSKTRRHLTEFWMIEPEMAWYDQTDNMDLQEEFVRFLVQRVLERRQDELKVLERDTSKLACVMEPFVRLDYGDAVKLCQSKGSDIQWGEDLGAPDEALIVAEYERPVFVMNYPKEAKAFYMKENPADPRTVLCADLLAPEGRGEIIGGSQREDDHDKLLHRLREEGLPEEAYDWYLDLRRYGTFVHSGFGLGLERTVAWIAGVEHIREVIPFPRLMDRLRP; encoded by the coding sequence ATGACATTCCCGTTCGCTCGCATCTCCGAACTGGGCCGCCACGCCGGCCAGACCGTCACCGTGCGCGGCTGGGTCACGCACCTGCGCTCCTCCGGCAAGGTCGCGTTCGTGGTGATGCGCGACGGCAGCGGCCAGCTGCAGGGCGTGGTGGTGAAGAACGCCGTGGCGCCGGAGACGTGGGAGACCTTCGGCCAGCTGACGCACGAGGCGTCGCTCGCGGTGACGGGCGAGGTGCGCGCCGACGCCCGCGCGCCCGGCGGCTACGAGCTCGGGATCAGCGCGATCACGCTCGTCGGCGCGAGCCCGCTCGACTACCCGATCCAGCCGAAGGAGCACGGCGTCGACTTCCTGCTCGACCGCCGCCACTTCTGGCTGCGCTCCCCGCGCCAGGTCGCGATCCTGCGCATCCGCCACGAGGTGGAGCAGGCGATCCACGACTTCTTCTACGAGCGCGACTTCGTGCGCGCCGACACGCCGATCCTGACGGCGGCCATCGGCGAGCGCGCGGGCCTCTTCTCGACCGAGTACTTCGACGAGGGGACGGCGTACCTCGCGCAGACGGGCCAGCTCTACGGCGAGGCGCTCGCGGCGTCGCTCGGCCGCATCTACACGTTCGGCCCGACCTTCCGCGCCGAGAAGTCGAAGACGCGCCGCCATCTCACCGAGTTCTGGATGATCGAGCCGGAGATGGCGTGGTACGACCAGACGGACAACATGGACCTGCAGGAGGAGTTCGTCCGCTTCCTCGTGCAGCGCGTGCTGGAGCGCCGGCAGGACGAGCTCAAGGTGCTGGAGCGCGACACGTCCAAGCTGGCGTGCGTGATGGAGCCGTTCGTGCGCCTGGACTACGGCGACGCGGTGAAGCTCTGCCAGTCGAAGGGGAGCGACATCCAGTGGGGCGAGGACCTCGGCGCGCCGGACGAGGCGCTGATCGTCGCGGAGTACGAGCGCCCCGTGTTCGTGATGAACTACCCGAAGGAGGCGAAGGCCTTCTACATGAAGGAGAACCCGGCCGATCCGCGCACGGTGCTCTGCGCCGACCTGCTGGCGCCGGAGGGCCGCGGGGAGATCATCGGTGGGTCGCAGCGCGAGGACGACCACGACAAGCTGCTGCACCGCCTGCGCGAGGAAGGGCTGCCGGAGGAGGCGTACGACTGGTACCTCGACCTGCGCCGCTACGGCACCTTCGTGCACTCGGGCTTCGGGCTCGGGCTGGAGCGGACCGTCGCGTGGATCGCCGGCGTGGAGCACATTCGCGAGGTCATTCCGTTTCCGCGGCTGATGGACCGGCTTCGCCCGTAA
- the mazG gene encoding nucleoside triphosphate pyrophosphohydrolase, translating into MQDDHTGQAPVTLEDTLALMRDLRARCDWDRAQTHESLRPYLIEEAYEVDEAIQHAVRDGTPKADATLRDELGDLLLQVLFHSVVAEERGAFGLHDVAHALVTKMRARHPHLYPPPGEAAPTERPGWEALKAKKRRAIDEGLPEALPALHRAHRLQDRAAGVGFDWPDVQGPLEKVEEELREVRHELAHAPPPELAHGLLVSDHRHAALEAELGDLLFSVVNLCRKAGVHASLALDKANAKFAARFGAIERLAAERGIDVNSAGLETLDRLWDEVKGKK; encoded by the coding sequence ATGCAAGACGACCACACGGGGCAAGCGCCCGTCACGCTTGAAGATACGCTCGCGCTCATGCGCGACCTGCGGGCCCGCTGCGACTGGGACCGCGCGCAGACGCACGAGTCGCTGCGCCCCTACCTGATCGAGGAGGCGTACGAGGTCGACGAGGCGATCCAGCACGCGGTGCGCGACGGCACGCCGAAGGCCGACGCCACGCTGCGCGACGAGCTGGGCGACCTGCTGCTGCAGGTGCTCTTCCACTCCGTGGTGGCCGAGGAGCGCGGCGCGTTCGGGCTGCACGACGTGGCGCACGCGCTCGTGACGAAGATGCGCGCGCGGCATCCGCACCTCTATCCGCCGCCGGGCGAGGCGGCGCCGACCGAGCGTCCGGGCTGGGAGGCGCTGAAGGCGAAGAAGCGGCGCGCGATCGACGAGGGGCTGCCCGAGGCGCTGCCGGCGCTGCACCGCGCGCACCGGCTGCAGGACCGGGCGGCCGGCGTCGGCTTCGACTGGCCGGACGTGCAGGGACCGCTGGAGAAGGTCGAGGAGGAGCTGCGCGAGGTGCGCCACGAGCTCGCGCACGCGCCGCCGCCGGAGCTCGCGCACGGCCTGCTCGTCTCGGACCACCGCCACGCCGCGCTGGAGGCGGAGCTGGGCGACCTGCTGTTCTCCGTCGTGAACCTGTGCCGCAAGGCGGGCGTGCATGCCTCGCTCGCGCTCGACAAGGCGAACGCGAAGTTCGCCGCGCGCTTCGGTGCGATCGAGCGGTTGGCGGCGGAGCGCGGGATCGATGTGAACTCCGCCGGACTCGAGACGCTGGACCGGCTCTGGGACGAAGTAAAGGGAAAGAAGTAG